The Synechocystis sp. PCC 7509 genome includes a window with the following:
- a CDS encoding alpha-amylase family glycosyl hydrolase, which translates to MASSIEFNLFAPRNQQAALIGSFSNWEDVPMEKGEDGYFRTQVDLADGVYQYKFRIQTKSPQFEADSWIEVVDPYATDVDDEKKYGLVRVKGGDRIIDTYTWQHDNVPLPENRQLVIYELHIADFTGGEIDDDRKGKYTDAISKLDYLRDLGINAVELMPVNEYPGDYSWGYKVRHFFATESSYGTTEELKQFIDECHARGIRVIMDGIYNHTDEECPLLQIDRNYWYYENMHYPEDPGNHWGPEFNYNNYDEKLDVKPAWKYVGDIVRFWVQEYHIDGIRFDAVRQLANNEFLDWVAHQSKKNTANKPFYNIAENIPDTSTITAPEGPLDACWHESFRYFIMPHICGENFNLGELKQVLDPKQQGYAMATNVVNYLATHDRQRTMRELGDRGIFDEAAFTRAKLGAVLLMTAVGIPMLWMGEEFGEHKRKSETVTQPKKIAWPLLKREENKDLFVYYQQLISLRKECTALQSDNIEFFHENPEARVFAYRRWDDSGSQVVVVINLGSHVFDSYLVANFPAGEVWREWLDTSEVKIGSEGLTVNLPEYTAKIFVSN; encoded by the coding sequence ATGGCAAGTTCTATAGAGTTTAATTTATTTGCTCCACGCAATCAACAAGCGGCTTTGATTGGCTCTTTTTCTAACTGGGAAGACGTACCAATGGAAAAAGGCGAAGATGGCTATTTTCGCACTCAGGTAGATTTGGCGGATGGAGTTTATCAATATAAGTTTCGCATTCAAACAAAAAGTCCGCAGTTTGAAGCCGATAGCTGGATAGAAGTTGTCGATCCTTACGCTACAGATGTGGATGACGAAAAGAAATATGGTTTAGTTAGGGTCAAAGGTGGCGATCGCATTATTGATACCTATACTTGGCAACATGATAATGTCCCATTGCCAGAAAACCGTCAATTAGTTATTTACGAACTGCATATAGCTGATTTTACAGGCGGAGAAATAGACGACGACAGGAAAGGAAAATATACAGATGCAATTTCTAAATTAGACTATTTGCGCGACTTAGGCATAAATGCGGTTGAATTAATGCCCGTCAATGAGTATCCCGGCGATTATAGTTGGGGTTATAAAGTTCGTCACTTTTTTGCTACAGAGTCTAGTTATGGAACTACCGAAGAATTAAAGCAATTTATTGATGAATGTCATGCTAGAGGTATTCGGGTAATTATGGATGGGATTTATAACCATACAGATGAAGAATGTCCCCTATTGCAAATAGACCGAAATTACTGGTACTACGAAAATATGCACTACCCAGAAGATCCGGGAAATCATTGGGGCCCAGAATTTAACTACAATAACTACGACGAAAAACTAGATGTTAAACCCGCTTGGAAATACGTCGGGGATATAGTCCGTTTTTGGGTGCAGGAATATCATATTGATGGAATTCGTTTTGATGCGGTGCGCCAATTAGCTAATAATGAATTTTTAGACTGGGTAGCTCATCAATCAAAGAAAAATACCGCCAATAAACCATTTTATAATATTGCCGAAAATATCCCCGATACCAGTACCATTACTGCCCCTGAAGGGCCTTTAGATGCTTGCTGGCATGAGAGTTTTCGTTACTTTATCATGCCTCATATCTGCGGCGAAAACTTTAATTTAGGCGAACTCAAGCAAGTTTTAGATCCCAAGCAACAAGGCTATGCAATGGCGACAAATGTAGTCAATTATTTAGCTACTCACGATCGCCAGCGTACCATGAGGGAATTAGGCGATCGCGGTATTTTTGACGAGGCCGCTTTTACTAGAGCTAAATTAGGTGCTGTACTACTAATGACGGCGGTGGGTATACCGATGTTGTGGATGGGGGAGGAGTTTGGCGAACATAAGCGCAAAAGTGAAACTGTAACTCAACCGAAAAAAATTGCTTGGCCGTTGTTAAAACGAGAAGAAAATAAAGATTTATTTGTTTATTACCAGCAGTTAATCTCTTTACGAAAGGAATGTACCGCCTTGCAAAGCGACAACATTGAATTTTTCCACGAAAACCCAGAAGCGAGAGTTTTTGCTTACAGGCGTTGGGATGATTCTGGTAGTCAAGTAGTTGTAGTTATTAATTTAGGAAGTCATGTTTTTGACAGCTACCTAGTTGCTAATTTTCCTGCGGGTGAAGTGTGGCGCGAGTGGTTGGATACCTCGGAAGTTAAAATTGGTAGTGAAGGACTAACAGTAAACCTTCCTGAATATACAGCAAAGATATTTGTTAGCAATTAA
- a CDS encoding phosphoketolase yields the protein MTASTQETKVSIPDFCQGIQYFGEQLPEFETYGKECAIAPNQTAITDPQSPDAVFQTLLAADALRYLTLQVTASKASGHPGGFASQAEAYAALVMLGHKNIITEVGHHAPGFYSAMFLDKSLEDMGIVNVQQLRDRYREKHGLLGHLSGFIPGILAPAGPLGQGQHFAMSAAKLHRDKLFPFTVGDGGLGEPYIVSSMAHFHTAYPDVTNFLPVLVWNGFSQEHHSMVSTKSNAEMIAYWQGNGFEEVILVNAKDFDDKNQPGDYVDSTAFSFEHRLEFTKAVLVAVDRAAKLALGGKLTVLIIKQLKGAGVHAKGAKSHNLYAMHTLDNAEIVNALKTRALTPAAWELVRNNFERSGGGSAGRTSVTESVYELSELGELGLEEYAVGREPKVATTAMGKIVGMVGKSDRNFIVTNADGNEASGIANINQALKIVHPTTDDLYFQNPTGQVYEPLSEDACAGLAVGLCLMGSRTLWCSYESFAINGLPIMQTVTQAMAELRRPTPSVVTLFTAGALEQGRNGWTHQRPEIEAYFAAMMRNGNVFPVFPPDANSIQTCYEWALSTKNKGIVITASKSPLPIRTTFEQSRQALVKGAIALQDVKGTKTVVFAVIGDMVLMPVFEAATYLEAQEIGVRIVSVVNPRRLYRPTDVAWDTCSEPDGEFLSDGGFEELFGGDALIGVTAGASGMLEPIMLRSNSKRDTFAWKRGETTASPAELMAFNGLTAENLVKRAMELLG from the coding sequence ATGACGGCATCGACTCAAGAAACAAAAGTATCAATTCCAGATTTTTGTCAAGGAATTCAGTATTTTGGCGAACAATTGCCAGAATTTGAGACGTATGGCAAAGAATGTGCGATCGCGCCTAATCAAACAGCGATTACTGATCCTCAATCCCCCGATGCTGTATTTCAAACCTTACTTGCAGCCGATGCCTTACGTTACCTAACATTGCAAGTTACCGCCAGCAAAGCATCAGGACATCCCGGAGGCTTTGCAAGTCAAGCGGAGGCTTACGCGGCTTTAGTTATGCTGGGGCATAAAAATATTATTACTGAAGTCGGACACCATGCCCCCGGTTTTTATAGTGCCATGTTTTTAGATAAGTCTTTAGAAGACATGGGAATAGTCAATGTGCAACAATTGCGCGACAGATACCGCGAAAAACACGGGCTTTTAGGTCATTTATCGGGCTTTATACCTGGTATTCTCGCCCCCGCAGGCCCATTAGGACAAGGGCAACATTTCGCCATGTCCGCCGCTAAACTGCATAGAGATAAGCTATTTCCCTTTACTGTCGGCGATGGTGGCTTGGGAGAACCGTATATTGTTAGTTCGATGGCGCACTTCCACACCGCTTATCCTGATGTAACTAACTTTTTACCTGTTTTAGTCTGGAATGGTTTTAGCCAAGAACATCACAGCATGGTTTCGACAAAATCTAATGCAGAGATGATTGCTTATTGGCAAGGTAACGGCTTTGAGGAAGTGATTTTAGTTAATGCCAAAGACTTTGACGACAAAAATCAACCAGGAGATTACGTTGATAGCACCGCTTTCTCTTTTGAGCATCGTTTAGAATTCACTAAAGCGGTGCTTGTAGCCGTCGATCGCGCTGCTAAATTGGCTTTGGGTGGCAAACTAACAGTATTGATTATTAAGCAGCTAAAAGGTGCGGGAGTACACGCTAAAGGGGCAAAATCTCATAACCTCTATGCCATGCACACTTTAGATAACGCAGAGATAGTAAACGCCCTCAAAACTCGTGCCTTAACCCCGGCGGCGTGGGAATTGGTGCGAAACAACTTTGAACGCTCTGGAGGAGGCTCGGCGGGGCGGACATCGGTTACAGAATCGGTTTATGAATTATCAGAACTGGGCGAACTAGGTTTAGAAGAATATGCTGTAGGGAGAGAACCCAAAGTAGCTACAACGGCTATGGGAAAAATCGTCGGGATGGTGGGAAAAAGCGATCGCAATTTTATTGTCACTAACGCTGATGGCAATGAAGCATCAGGAATTGCCAACATTAACCAAGCTTTAAAAATTGTCCACCCTACTACCGACGATCTATATTTTCAAAACCCTACTGGGCAAGTTTACGAACCTTTAAGCGAAGATGCTTGCGCGGGTTTAGCTGTGGGGTTGTGTTTAATGGGTAGCCGTACTCTATGGTGTTCTTACGAATCCTTTGCGATTAATGGTTTGCCAATTATGCAGACTGTAACTCAAGCAATGGCAGAATTGCGCCGTCCTACACCATCAGTTGTTACTTTATTTACTGCGGGGGCTTTAGAGCAAGGGCGCAATGGTTGGACGCACCAACGCCCAGAAATTGAGGCTTATTTTGCCGCTATGATGCGAAATGGCAACGTTTTCCCGGTATTTCCCCCGGATGCGAATAGTATTCAAACTTGCTATGAGTGGGCGTTATCTACTAAAAATAAAGGGATTGTAATTACTGCTAGTAAGTCGCCTTTGCCAATTCGGACTACATTCGAGCAAAGTAGACAAGCTTTAGTTAAGGGCGCGATCGCACTTCAAGATGTAAAAGGTACGAAAACAGTAGTATTTGCGGTAATTGGCGATATGGTACTTATGCCAGTTTTTGAAGCAGCGACTTATTTAGAAGCGCAAGAAATCGGGGTACGCATTGTTTCTGTTGTCAATCCTCGTCGCTTATATCGTCCTACCGATGTAGCTTGGGATACTTGCAGCGAACCCGATGGCGAATTTTTAAGCGATGGGGGTTTTGAGGAGTTATTTGGCGGTGATGCTTTAATTGGTGTAACTGCTGGTGCAAGTGGGATGTTAGAACCAATTATGTTACGCAGCAACTCAAAGCGCGATACCTTTGCTTGGAAGCGAGGAGAAACTACCGCAAGTCCCGCCGAACTTATGGCGTTTAATGGGTTAACGGCGGAAAACTTAGTTAAACGCGCCATGGAATTGCTTGGTTAA
- a CDS encoding cytochrome P450, which translates to MQVINGPSTPQFIQLMEAIARPTQRLDAYAKEYGDVFISKLSGFRPFVLFSHPQAIQQILTADPNLFDSGVGNQILHPLVGDYSLLLLDGSSHQRQRKLLTPPFHGDRMKSYGTLICEITEQIMNQQAIGEVFSVRSATQEISLRVILKAVFGLDENERFQQLRKLLSSILDAVGSPLNSTLLFVPGLQKDLGAWSPWGKFVRQRRAINRLIYDEIETRRTNNNIFGEDILSLMMSAKDENGQSMTYAELRDELITLLFAGHETTASALAWAFYWIHKLPNVKSKLLAELTTIGTNFDPNVVVKLPYLTAVCQETLRIYPIAMFTFSRILKAPMQIMGYDFAAGTQLTPCIYLTNQREDIYPEPKQFKPERFLERQFSPYEFLPFGGSNRRCIGMAFAMFEMKLVLARVLSQWQMNLAETKPVQPVRRGITLAPSGGVKMWLKTKC; encoded by the coding sequence ATGCAAGTAATTAATGGGCCCAGTACACCACAATTTATCCAACTAATGGAAGCGATCGCCCGTCCTACCCAGCGTTTAGATGCCTATGCTAAAGAATACGGCGATGTTTTTATCTCTAAACTAAGTGGCTTTCGTCCTTTTGTCCTTTTCAGCCATCCCCAAGCAATTCAACAAATACTTACCGCCGATCCCAATTTATTTGATTCTGGAGTGGGGAATCAAATTTTACATCCTTTAGTAGGTGATTATTCGCTATTACTATTAGATGGAAGTAGCCATCAACGCCAACGTAAATTGCTAACTCCTCCCTTTCATGGCGATCGCATGAAATCCTACGGGACGCTAATTTGTGAAATCACAGAACAAATTATGAATCAACAGGCAATTGGGGAAGTATTTTCTGTGCGATCGGCTACTCAAGAAATATCTTTAAGAGTAATTTTAAAAGCCGTCTTTGGCTTAGATGAAAACGAGAGATTTCAACAACTTAGAAAACTTTTAAGTTCAATTTTAGATGCCGTAGGTTCGCCCCTAAATTCTACTTTGTTATTTGTTCCAGGGTTGCAAAAAGATTTAGGTGCTTGGAGTCCTTGGGGTAAATTTGTCCGCCAAAGAAGAGCAATAAATCGGTTGATTTATGATGAAATTGAAACCCGTAGAACTAACAATAATATTTTTGGCGAAGACATTTTAAGCTTGATGATGTCTGCAAAAGATGAAAATGGGCAATCAATGACATATGCAGAATTGCGCGATGAATTAATAACTTTGTTATTTGCCGGACATGAAACTACAGCCTCAGCTTTAGCCTGGGCTTTTTACTGGATTCATAAGTTACCAAATGTCAAGTCTAAGCTATTAGCAGAACTAACTACCATTGGGACTAATTTCGATCCAAATGTAGTTGTTAAACTGCCTTATTTAACGGCGGTTTGTCAAGAAACTTTGCGAATTTATCCCATTGCTATGTTTACCTTCTCGCGCATTTTAAAAGCACCTATGCAAATCATGGGTTATGACTTCGCTGCGGGGACACAATTAACACCTTGTATATATTTAACCAATCAGCGAGAAGATATTTATCCCGAACCAAAACAGTTTAAACCCGAACGTTTTTTAGAGCGTCAATTCTCACCTTACGAGTTTCTCCCTTTTGGCGGTAGCAATCGGCGCTGTATTGGGATGGCGTTTGCTATGTTTGAAATGAAACTCGTACTAGCAAGAGTTTTGTCACAATGGCAAATGAATTTAGCCGAAACTAAACCAGTGCAACCTGTACGTCGCGGTATCACTCTCGCACCATCGGGAGGCGTAAAAATGTGGTTAAAAACTAAGTGTTAG
- a CDS encoding type IV pilus modification PilV family protein, whose product MLQSKKKLFSQGFTIIEVVVSMLIITIFLAIAMHLMVVAAIFKARADQYDRAIVWIQEDLEQAIAIAQQYEQNATPYSTKCSATVASNGLAAGLLNDPTGIGGTPKNFGVRSFGSTSFTMTRTADYATSFDPFKLLRLNYSVTPANGGSAIATISTEVIANATFKCP is encoded by the coding sequence ATGCTGCAATCAAAAAAGAAATTGTTTTCCCAGGGTTTTACAATCATTGAAGTTGTAGTTTCAATGCTAATAATAACGATATTTCTCGCAATTGCCATGCACTTAATGGTAGTTGCAGCAATTTTTAAAGCTCGTGCCGATCAGTACGATCGCGCTATAGTGTGGATTCAGGAAGACTTAGAACAAGCGATCGCCATCGCCCAACAATACGAGCAAAATGCTACCCCCTACTCGACAAAATGCAGCGCTACGGTAGCAAGTAACGGACTAGCGGCGGGATTGCTTAACGATCCGACAGGTATTGGCGGTACACCAAAAAACTTTGGGGTTAGAAGCTTTGGTAGTACAAGTTTTACGATGACGCGCACCGCAGATTATGCTACTTCTTTCGATCCTTTTAAATTGCTTAGATTAAATTATAGTGTTACGCCAGCTAATGGCGGCAGTGCGATCGCAACTATTAGTACAGAGGTAATAGCCAATGCCACGTTTAAATGCCCCTAA
- a CDS encoding prepilin-type N-terminal cleavage/methylation domain-containing protein, whose product MPRLNAPKKNLGFTLIEILVIILIVGILSAITIPSFISLVDKINLNNAVIEVRAALQTGQREAIRKSQVCSVGLNTVERTVTSYCLGEVSNLSTQADIATNISKNSGSPGNTININFGILGTAEFIVDPEDDLEASQGTVQPNYTEMSWYQVSISPQDNTGKIVFYLNKNPALTKKCIAISNILGLTRVGNYTGKINNNSKLSKKGICTAY is encoded by the coding sequence ATGCCACGTTTAAATGCCCCTAAAAAAAACTTAGGTTTTACATTAATTGAGATTTTAGTAATTATTTTAATTGTGGGAATTTTAAGCGCAATTACTATTCCTAGTTTCATTAGTCTTGTTGATAAAATTAATCTAAACAATGCTGTTATCGAAGTAAGAGCAGCATTACAAACAGGACAAAGAGAGGCTATTCGCAAAAGCCAAGTTTGTAGTGTTGGTTTAAATACTGTAGAACGCACGGTCACGAGTTATTGTTTAGGTGAAGTAAGTAATTTGTCTACTCAAGCAGATATTGCTACTAACATTAGTAAAAATTCTGGTTCACCTGGCAACACCATTAATATCAACTTTGGTATTTTGGGAACAGCAGAATTTATAGTAGATCCAGAAGATGATTTAGAAGCAAGTCAAGGGACAGTTCAGCCAAATTATACAGAAATGAGTTGGTATCAAGTATCTATTTCACCACAAGATAATACTGGTAAAATTGTTTTTTATCTCAACAAAAATCCAGCTTTAACTAAAAAATGTATTGCTATATCTAATATTTTAGGATTGACTAGAGTTGGCAACTATACAGGTAAGATCAACAATAATTCTAAACTTAGCAAAAAAGGAATTTGCACTGCTTATTAA
- a CDS encoding PulJ/GspJ family protein — MKTKIFTFFKSLLNWQKINQGFTLIELLVAVVISTIVISIAGFGITTILTMDNRAEATIERQVDLNRAFDFLTNEIRMAQRINFTATTAANGTTVTLDDVVASSGLNLSQLGDYGNIVLYLEIPIANSPAVCPANSPNAGFAPPEPSNHDRVVYDIRANTGVWLDPQVINRYGRIPSRDGTINPCNNPISGDIFVDAISDIDINPTNCTAPAVLSGSGGFYACTEGLKVDLYLRSRGTNTKAYNIASRAVSRLSGTTTVVLTLSRTRLSSSDTMNLAWTWTGSNNVTFKLVQRVNGANTEIYNGSALNTVSTLSGNLNDLNCYTVTAIVDSNTQIASNQVCEPK, encoded by the coding sequence ATGAAAACTAAAATATTCACCTTTTTTAAAAGTTTACTCAATTGGCAAAAAATTAATCAGGGTTTTACCTTAATAGAACTATTGGTAGCCGTTGTAATTAGTACAATTGTTATTAGCATTGCTGGCTTTGGAATAACTACAATTTTGACTATGGATAATCGAGCAGAAGCTACCATTGAAAGACAAGTAGACCTCAACCGTGCCTTTGATTTTTTGACTAATGAAATCCGCATGGCACAGAGAATAAATTTTACTGCTACTACCGCCGCCAATGGTACAACCGTTACGCTGGACGATGTGGTTGCAAGTTCCGGGCTGAATCTTTCGCAGCTAGGCGATTATGGCAATATTGTTTTATATCTAGAAATACCGATCGCCAATTCTCCGGCGGTTTGTCCGGCAAATAGTCCAAATGCGGGGTTTGCGCCACCAGAACCTAGTAACCACGATCGCGTTGTTTACGATATTCGTGCCAATACCGGGGTATGGTTAGACCCCCAAGTAATCAATCGCTACGGACGTATACCCAGCCGTGACGGCACTATAAACCCCTGTAACAATCCTATAAGTGGGGATATTTTTGTTGATGCCATTTCCGATATTGACATCAACCCCACCAATTGCACCGCCCCGGCCGTTCTGTCTGGTAGTGGAGGATTTTATGCTTGCACGGAGGGTCTGAAAGTAGACCTTTATTTACGCAGCAGAGGTACGAATACAAAGGCTTACAATATTGCTAGTAGAGCGGTTTCAAGGCTTAGTGGTACAACAACTGTAGTCTTAACTTTATCGAGAACGCGACTTTCTAGCAGCGATACAATGAATTTAGCTTGGACGTGGACAGGTTCTAATAACGTCACTTTTAAGCTTGTTCAGCGTGTTAATGGGGCTAATACAGAAATATATAATGGCTCTGCTTTGAATACTGTTAGCACTCTATCTGGCAATCTCAACGACTTAAATTGTTATACCGTTACAGCAATAGTTGACTCAAATACTCAAATTGCCAGTAATCAAGTATGCGAGCCTAAGTAG
- a CDS encoding diguanylate cyclase — MRLPNLHKLSVKTRLAIAMGAMFVPLVVLAGGALFYFEKGINAFGKIENQALEVLFPLADLEALIIDTSKPVKDYMIDGNQIARNDFFRNSQEINRTFAALLNVPSNLPAQKKLLQASQRQWQETLAIGQTIFAYADPATNSHAAQAAEQFYNRNSQVVSNLDKLYKQLTDFQINESLRQAELAKQQVRIIVAIAFLLGVSMAIITSTIMVRSIVEPLSVLEKGVAQLGSGDFSYRISLANQDELGQLAAAFNLMIEKLQQSQTALKNLAILDELTGLYNRREFNSQLKNELERSGRFGHYFSLLMLDIDYFKKLNDTYGHQVGDLALQTIAALLKQEFRALDVVGRYGGEEFVVILPETSAFSAYTVAERIRQLISNSALFTNEQQTINVTISGGVATFPIDGGTQEALIYAADQALYAAKRSGRNQIIMYGSLTVKKIF; from the coding sequence ATGAGGCTCCCTAACTTACACAAATTATCGGTAAAAACTCGTTTGGCGATCGCCATGGGAGCGATGTTTGTGCCTTTAGTAGTGTTAGCAGGAGGTGCGCTTTTTTACTTTGAAAAAGGCATTAATGCTTTTGGAAAGATCGAAAATCAAGCTCTAGAAGTTTTGTTTCCCCTTGCCGACCTAGAAGCTTTAATTATTGACACCTCAAAACCAGTTAAAGATTACATGATTGACGGTAATCAAATAGCGCGAAATGACTTTTTTCGCAACAGTCAAGAAATAAATCGCACCTTTGCCGCTCTGCTTAACGTGCCTTCTAATTTGCCAGCACAAAAAAAATTGCTCCAAGCCAGTCAGAGACAATGGCAAGAAACTTTAGCAATTGGTCAAACTATTTTTGCCTATGCCGATCCCGCCACCAATTCCCACGCCGCCCAAGCTGCCGAACAATTCTACAATCGCAATTCTCAAGTTGTTAGTAACCTCGACAAGTTATACAAACAACTTACTGATTTTCAAATAAATGAAAGTTTACGTCAAGCCGAGTTAGCTAAACAGCAAGTGAGAATAATTGTAGCGATCGCCTTTCTATTGGGTGTCAGTATGGCAATTATCACTAGCACGATTATGGTTCGCTCGATTGTAGAGCCATTAAGCGTTTTAGAAAAAGGAGTCGCACAGTTAGGAAGTGGTGATTTTTCTTATCGCATCAGCCTGGCAAACCAAGATGAATTAGGACAATTAGCCGCAGCATTTAACCTCATGATTGAAAAGCTACAACAAAGCCAAACAGCACTCAAAAATTTAGCAATTTTAGATGAGCTAACCGGATTATACAATCGCCGCGAGTTCAACTCACAGCTAAAAAATGAGCTAGAACGCTCTGGGCGTTTTGGTCATTATTTTAGTTTATTAATGCTAGATATCGACTACTTTAAAAAACTAAACGATACGTACGGTCATCAAGTAGGAGATTTGGCTTTGCAGACTATTGCTGCTTTGCTTAAGCAAGAATTTCGAGCCTTAGATGTGGTAGGACGGTACGGGGGCGAAGAATTTGTCGTAATTCTTCCAGAGACATCAGCTTTTAGTGCTTACACGGTAGCAGAACGAATCCGCCAGCTAATTTCTAACTCTGCTTTATTTACAAACGAACAACAAACAATTAATGTGACAATTAGTGGAGGAGTTGCAACTTTCCCCATCGATGGAGGTACTCAAGAAGCCTTAATTTATGCCGCAGACCAGGCTCTTTACGCCGCTAAACGCTCTGGTCGCAATCAAATTATTATGTACGGTAGCTTAACCGTTAAAAAGATATTTTAA
- a CDS encoding glycosyltransferase: protein MKLSLCAIALNEESALPKCLSSVAGVVDEIVLLDTGSSDRTSEIALSFGARVYEYKWCNDFSAARNEALKYVRGDWVLVLDADEVLVPEIVPSLKQAINNEAYLLINLLRYEVGAASSPYSLVSRLFRRHSNIYFARPYHASVDDSVTLILERESHWKIGNLPGVAINHVGYQKNAIALLNKFDKARTAMEGFLATHPHDPYVCSKLGALYVEQDLLAEGMELLERGLQAKDVSSDLRYELHYHLGIAYTKVQQVENAQSHYESAIASSVYPMLKLGAYNNLGALKRATGDLIAAKTAYQTAVNIDPNFATGYYNLGITLKAMGNLTEAIAAYKKAISIHPSYAEAYQNLGVVLLKAGLVADSLAAFNRAIALHNEQNPVAAQQLRQGLQDMGLVK, encoded by the coding sequence ATGAAACTTAGCCTGTGTGCGATCGCCCTCAATGAAGAATCAGCTTTACCCAAATGTTTAAGTAGCGTCGCTGGTGTCGTAGATGAGATAGTTTTGCTCGATACAGGTTCAAGCGATCGCACCTCTGAAATTGCCCTTAGTTTCGGCGCTAGGGTGTACGAATATAAATGGTGTAACGACTTTTCCGCCGCCCGCAATGAAGCGCTAAAGTACGTTCGAGGTGATTGGGTATTGGTACTAGACGCGGATGAAGTATTAGTCCCAGAAATTGTCCCCAGTCTCAAGCAAGCAATAAATAACGAAGCCTATTTGCTAATTAATTTACTACGCTATGAAGTTGGAGCGGCAAGTTCTCCCTACTCTTTGGTTTCTCGTTTGTTTCGCCGTCATTCCAATATTTATTTTGCTCGTCCTTATCATGCTTCGGTAGATGATAGCGTGACATTAATTTTAGAGCGAGAATCTCATTGGAAAATCGGCAATTTGCCAGGAGTAGCGATCAATCATGTAGGTTATCAAAAAAATGCGATCGCCTTATTAAACAAGTTTGATAAAGCTAGAACCGCTATGGAAGGCTTTTTAGCCACCCATCCTCACGATCCTTACGTTTGCAGCAAGTTGGGTGCTTTATATGTTGAGCAGGATTTATTAGCCGAAGGTATGGAATTATTAGAGCGGGGTTTACAAGCAAAAGATGTTAGTTCTGATCTTCGTTACGAACTTCACTACCATTTAGGAATTGCCTATACAAAAGTGCAACAGGTAGAAAACGCTCAGTCTCATTATGAAAGTGCGATCGCATCTTCGGTTTATCCAATGCTCAAACTCGGCGCTTACAATAACTTGGGGGCTTTAAAACGAGCAACGGGCGACTTAATCGCTGCTAAAACTGCTTACCAAACGGCGGTCAACATCGATCCTAATTTTGCTACTGGTTACTACAACTTGGGAATAACGCTCAAAGCTATGGGGAATTTGACTGAAGCTATAGCAGCTTATAAAAAAGCAATTTCTATTCATCCCAGTTACGCCGAAGCTTATCAAAACTTAGGGGTAGTTTTATTAAAAGCTG